A single window of Luteipulveratus halotolerans DNA harbors:
- a CDS encoding peptidoglycan-binding domain-containing protein, with amino-acid sequence MSTTTYARRGVVAGAAALVVLGIGGAGSAAHADPAPHVPTGTRVTIESVPDDFRMATMSLGRTDDPAMGQYRPVAMTQLLLKRWTPSLAVDGSFGYATQGAVKTFQRAEGLSVAGTLTRADFYRLFVRQTVQYGSRGDAVRAAQIWLTRNPSAGVTVDGSFGTITRNAVLAEQRSHGACHGTGVDGIVGPMTRAMSYEWEHDSGPC; translated from the coding sequence ATGAGCACCACCACGTACGCACGACGCGGAGTGGTCGCGGGGGCGGCCGCGCTCGTCGTCCTCGGCATCGGGGGCGCCGGCTCCGCGGCACACGCCGACCCGGCCCCGCACGTCCCCACCGGAACCAGGGTGACCATTGAGTCGGTTCCCGACGACTTCCGGATGGCGACGATGTCGCTCGGCCGAACGGACGACCCGGCGATGGGGCAGTACCGACCGGTCGCGATGACCCAGCTGCTCCTGAAGCGCTGGACGCCCTCGCTCGCCGTGGACGGCAGCTTCGGCTACGCCACCCAGGGCGCGGTCAAGACCTTCCAACGGGCAGAGGGTCTGTCGGTCGCCGGCACGCTCACGCGTGCCGACTTCTACCGGCTCTTCGTCCGTCAGACCGTCCAGTACGGCTCGCGCGGTGACGCCGTACGCGCCGCCCAGATCTGGCTCACGCGCAACCCATCCGCAGGCGTCACGGTCGACGGGTCGTTCGGCACCATCACCCGCAACGCCGTCCTCGCCGAGCAGCGCAGCCACGGCGCCTGCCACGGCACCGGTGTCGACGGCATCGTCGGCCCGATGACTCGTGCCATGTCCTACGAGTGGGAGCACGACTCCGGCCCCTGCTGA